Proteins co-encoded in one Maylandia zebra isolate NMK-2024a linkage group LG16, Mzebra_GT3a, whole genome shotgun sequence genomic window:
- the LOC143412953 gene encoding uncharacterized protein LOC143412953 yields the protein MMEEIYMNTEYDKFDNAKNCTGPRNYKRSFHSGVIPCLGLLSFFLLIGLITLGVYFHDSAADVSAVSSKLSSMTEERDLLKASLSTTGNKLSSMTEERDLLKANLSSTGNKLSSMTEERDLLKANLSSTGNKLSSMTEERDLLQANLAEKANELERLQSLSKQKKTCPTGWSIFSGSCYFLSVRSGNWGEARQDCRGKGADLVVMKNSEEQNFLATIINDNTWIGLTDYGMEGLWKWVDGTPLTLANWAKNEPNNGGSRHGEEDCVHIRAADQRTWNDISCTASMKWICKKIP from the exons ATGATGGAGGAAATTTATATGAATACTGAGTATGACAAATTTGACaatgcaaaaaactgcacag gtCCAAGGAACTATAAGAGGAGTTTCCACTCAGGTGTGATTCCCTGTTTGGGCCTGCTGAGTTTTTTCCTGCTAATTGGACTCATCACCCTTGGTGTTTACT TTCATGATTCAGCTGCAGATGTCTCAGCTGTGAGTAGTAAACTTTCTTCCATGACTGAGGAGAGAGACCTTCTTAAGGCAAGTCTGTCCACTACCGGAAACAAACTTTCCTCCATGACTGAAGAGAGAGACCTTCTTAAGGCAAATCTGTCCAGTACCGGAAACAAGCTTTCCTCCATGACTGAAGAGAGAGACCTTCTTAAGGCAAATCTGTCCAGTACCGGAAACAAGCTTTCCTCCATGACTGAGGAGAGAGACCTTCTGCAGGCCAACCTTGCTGAAAAGGCAAATGAGTTGGAACGGCTTCAGAGTTTGTCAAAGCAGA AAAAAACGTGTCCCACAGGATGGAGCATATTCAGTGGTAGTTGTTATTTCCTCTCTGTAAGATCTGGTAACTGGGGTGAAGCTAGACAGGACTGTAGAGGCAAAGGGGCAGATCTGGTGGTGATGAAGAACTCTGAAGAACag AACTTTCTCGCTACAATCATCAACGATAACACTTGGATTGGTTTGACTGACTATGGAATGGAGGGACTGTGGAAATGGGTAGATGGAACTCCACTCACTCTGGC GAACTGGGCAAAAAATGAACCCAATAATGGAGGCTCACGGCATGGTGAAGAAGACTGTGTGCATATAAGAGCTGCAGACCAGAGGACTTGGAATGATATTTCATGTACAGCTTCTATGAAATGGATCTGTAAAAAAATACCATAA